The Magnolia sinica isolate HGM2019 chromosome 10, MsV1, whole genome shotgun sequence genome includes a window with the following:
- the LOC131217667 gene encoding uncharacterized protein LOC131217667, translating into MEEPVEIRTIFGGSTSGGDSNRARKTYSRKFDPEHYVHLTERPGKELRINPFSLTFTEDDALVVTMTIANHKNGVSRSCLRPVKTPLHGFAGEKVISEGAISLPVTVGEGQHQVTLMMNFLVINVPSVYNVILGRPSLNAMRVVVSTYHLMMKFPAEGGISYLLGNQHEAQRCYVIAVRKGSVKDVFAWSHADMSGISPEVLVHRLNVEPDHKPVKQKRRPFDTERYEAIAEEVSILLDVGFIEEVYYLDWIANVMYNQIAMHPLDMQKTTFVTDKGLYCYRVMPFGLKNTRATYQRLVNQMFARQIGHTMEVYVDDMLVKSIKASDHLTDLGETFGVLREYQMKLNPAKYVFGVESGKFLGFQVSQQGIETRSRCSLT; encoded by the exons ATGGAAGAACCCGTTGAAATCCGCACCATTTTCGGGGGCTCAACCAGTGGAGGGGATTCAAACAGAGCCCGGAAAACCTACTCTCGAAAGTTCGATCCTGAACACTACGTCCACTTGACCGAGCGGCCTGGCAAGGAGCTCCGGATCAATCCGTTCAGCTTAACCTTTACGGAAGATGATGCCCTGGTGGTCACGATGACTATAGCAAATCACAAG AATGGGGTTTCCCGATCATGCCtccgacctgtgaagacccccctGCACGGCTTTGCCGGAGAGAAAGTGATCTCCGAAGGAGCCATTTCTCTCCCGGTAACTGTAGGAGAAGGGCAACACCAAGTTACCCTTATGATGAACTTTCTTGTTATCAACGTACCATCGGTGTACAACGTCATCCTGGGCAGACCCTCCCTCAATGCAATGAGAGTGGTCGTCTCAACGTATCATTTGATGATGAAATTCCCAGCTGAGGGAGGAATAAGTTACCTCCTAGGCAACCAACATGAGGCTCAGAGATGTTACGTTATAGCAGTCAGAAAAGGATCCGTTAA GGACGTCTTCGCGTGGTCGCATGCAGATATGTCAGGGATCTCCCCTGAGGTTTTGGTCCATAGGCTGAATGTGGAGCCAGATCACAAACCGGTAAAGCAAAAGAGAAGACCATTCGACACCGAGCGCTATGAAGCCATTGCCGAGGAGGTCTCCATCCTACTCGATGTTGGTTTCATAGAGGAAGTGTATTACCTCGACTGGATTGCAAatgtaat GTACAACCAAATTGCGATGCACCCCCTAGACATGCAAAAGACTACCTTCGTCACagacaagggactctactgttaccgggtcatgccatttggcctgaaGAACACTAGGGCGACGTATCAGAGGTTGGTAAATCAAATGTTCGCTAGACAGATTGGACACACCATGGAAGTATACGTCGATGACATGCTAGTGAAAAGTATTAAGGCATCCGATCACTTGACAGATCTTGGGGAGACATTCGGTGTCCTCCGAGAGTACCAAATGAAGTTGAACCCCGCAAAGTACGTTTTCGGGGTTGAGTCGGGAAAGTTCCTTGGGTTCCAAGTCAGTCAGCAGGGCATCGAGACAAGATCAAGGTGCTCTTTGACATGA